In one Diabrotica virgifera virgifera chromosome 5, PGI_DIABVI_V3a genomic region, the following are encoded:
- the LOC114339834 gene encoding recQ-mediated genome instability protein 1: MEELLNVESFFKASQVHLSREWLESCIQWCKEENLPPNYTLKDLQMNVFEQWLLLDLRDVEIPCLPPDLASKLKYILQGKYSLQLMQVVDISKPKYFQLQRIRNGIPKNLEQESENSKRVLQLTLTDGVQEVIAVEYKPVECLNLNLSPGIKIRLMGPIEVRRGRLMLEDRHVKIIGGEVDTLLVSNAAENILAKSLNQPLNEHPQIIKESILTADTNIFNETDFTSTTQNRTTQNNVINNTVLQNQRINNQFDSNRNLNTHLSSTPKPNTAPPQFQNVDDFDDDFQIDTEIEMLMEAERDFEDVSITEKSKSKTPDLFEDDLDFDTIDIPSTLKPSTSKNVVSNLSHSKSIINISDIIDEKTISVSTTQQFDKIGTPTASATAPVVWSVEKLVKTIPNVSNGKFKIRAKFKKITEKMTVVEDNFHLVAEVEDEGAAVALKFHSDVVSDLIGCSVQEFMGLREEWLRSNVEAKNKVLGALDSLKNRLTDLDNVLEVVVNVKEKFPVLVKIL, from the exons ATGGAGGAATTATTAAATGTTGAATCATTTTTTAAAGCTTCCCAAGTCCACCTATCTCGAGAATGGCTAGAGAGTTGTATACAGTGGTGCAAGGAAGAAAACCTCCCACCAAATTACACTTTAAAAGACTTGCAAATGAATGTTTTTGAACAGTGGTTGCTCTTAGATTTAAGGGACGTAGAAATACCCTGTCTTCCACCAGATCTAGCCTCCAAACTAAAATATATTCTTCAAGGAAAATATTCCTTACAGTTAATGCAAGTTGTTGATATTTCGAAACCTAAATACTTCCAACTGCAGAGAATCAGAAATGGTATACCGAAGAACCTTGAACAGGAATCTGAGAATTCTAAGAGAGTTCTTCAACTCACTTTAACTGATGGTGTACAGGAAGTTATAGCTGTGGAGTACAAACCAGTAGAGTGTTTGAATCTTAATCTTTCTCCAG GTATAAAAATAAGGCTAATGGGACCAATTGAGGTAAGGAGAGGAAGACTGATGTTAGAAGATAGACACGTAAAAATTATTGGGGGTGAAGTGGATACTTTACTCGTTTCTAATGCTGCTGAAAATATTCTAGCCAAAAGTTTAAATCAGCCATTGAATGAACATCCCCAAATCATTAAAGAAAGTATTTTGACTGCTGATACGAATATATTCAATGAAACAG ACTTTACCTCCACAACCCAAAACAGAACTACCCAGAACAATGTGATAAATAATACTGTACTTCAAAATCAGAGAATAAACAATCAGTTTGATAGCAATAGAAATTTAAATACTCATCTAAGCAGTACACCAAAACCAAACACAGCCCCACCACAGTTCCAGAACGTTGACGATTTTGATGATGATTTCCAAATAGATACCGAAATTGAAATGCTCATGGAGGCAGAAAGAGATTTTGAAGATGTTAGTATAACTGAAAAATCTAAAAGCAAAACACCTGATTTGTTTGAGGATGATTTAGATTTTGATACTATCGATATACCTAGTACTCTGAAACCTTCCACTAGTAAGAATGTTGTATCCAATTTGAGTCATTCTAAAAGTATTATTAATATATCTGATATTATAGATGAAAAAACTATCAGTGTGAG CACTACTCAACAGTTTGATAAAATAGGAACACCCACTGCCAGTGCAACCGCACCAGTGGTATGGTCAGTTGAAAAGCTGGTTAAAACCATTCCGAATGTTTCTAACGGAAAATTCAAAATTAGAGCTAAATTCAAAAAGATAACCGAAAAAATGACAGTAGTAGAGGACAATTTCCATTTGGTTGCTGAAGTGGAAGATGAAGGTGCTGCAGTAGCTTTGAAATTCCATTCCGATGTTGTTTCAGACCTGATCGGTTGTTCAGTGCAAGAATTTATGGGCCTCAGGGAAGAGTGGTTACGAAGTAATGTGGAGGCGAAGAATAAAGTATTAGGG GCCTTGGATAGTTTAAAGAATCGCCTTACAGATCTAGATAACGTACTAGAAGTAGTGGTCAACGTCAAAGAAAAATTTCCAGTTCttgtaaaaatattgtaa